The Rhododendron vialii isolate Sample 1 chromosome 6a, ASM3025357v1 genome includes a window with the following:
- the LOC131328516 gene encoding protein FAR1-RELATED SEQUENCE 8-like has translation MEEEQISNVNPTPLFPPPPLQRMQSVDDIQLLSSSPSQPFEESANSSEALYTPEVKNEVIPKIAQQFKSLKDVFKAYNNYAFKAGFSVRINSSKTDKNRETIRKEYVCYKEGESKCSEASCTESVNATTNSCKCVN, from the exons atggaagaagaacaaattTCCAATGTCAATCCAACTCCCTtatttccaccaccaccactgcaaag AATGCAGTCTGTAGATGATATACAACTACTCTCATCGTCACCTTCTCAACCTTTTGAGGAGTCTGCTAATTCTTCTGAAGCACTTTACACTCCTGAAGTTAAAAATGAGGTGATACCGAAAATTGCACAACAATTTAAAAGCTTAAAGGATGTTTTTAAAGCTTACAACAATTATGCATTCAAAGCTGGTTTTAGTGTGCGAATCAATTCTAGCAAGACGGATAAGAATCGTGAAACCATTAGGAAAGAGTATGTTTGTTACAAAGAAGGGGAGAGTAAATGTTCTGAGGCCAGTTGCACAGAAAGCGTTAACGCAACAACTAACAGCTGCAAATGTGTCAACTAG
- the LOC131328517 gene encoding protein FAR1-RELATED SEQUENCE 5-like, whose translation MSVLELQAGGLKNIGCLRRDIYNSQRDMRKYVNGHGANMLKELFETEKEKNQGFTYTIEEDDEHRLTHCFWADATSRKSYQYFGDVVVFNTTYNTNKYCLMFAPLLGVNHHGQTTLFGYAFLSDEKSESFKWLFKEFLKAMPGPPPKMIITDQDPAMTRAIACALPNTFHRYCIWHIVSKFSKKIGALAYKEHYEEFKKCIWNSESPEEFDAIWAYIVGKSNLSTHQWLQSMYEICGRWVPAYTRHIFSTHMTSSQRAEISHAFFKRYLSDNNSMYEFVTRFERALARLRHNELDLDHKDMNEKPILKTSWSMEKKMSELYTLHSFKKFQEEIFQVGAYVLTILHEDECRSVWKVHREEMEGSRGREVLVDKSSNCVSCSRQMFEFDGIPCRHLLVYLSLMQIRELPSTYILQRWTKTAKAGRVFDDLGSHQKEICGSSLLVRRQGIFQFACTVLDDAVLDEEGTEIVREALLSSQKKIAFMRDSRQDGSTSSTQLPISLRSQHGLKEPLKVRAKGCGKRLKGGKEKAVKKSRKCHGCGLLGQSSQDARLYDDDEDDFADECPISGNALKEDISIRFYCLKVFLRMLSAIGSVFLLLLLLLVVMLLLTWFWLFHSPFWSNFGTVLYNSYSRIGLWLSFGIVGDVKWGWLDQIVRVIPDFSLTPSSNPTGHNGQKATFEPR comes from the exons ATGAGTGTTTTAGAGTTGCAAGCTGGGGGTCTCAAAAATATTGGCTGTTTACGGCGAGATATTTATAATTCTCAAAGGGATATGAGGAAATATGTAAATGGACATGGCGCCAACATGTTGAAAGAGCTTTTTGagactgaaaaagaaaagaatcaaggTTTTACATATACAATCGAGGAAGATGATGAGCACAGGCTAACCCATTGTTTTTGGGCCGATGCGACCTCTAGGAAGTCATATCAGTATTTCGGTGACGTGGTGGTATTCAATACTACATACAACACAAACAAATATTGCTTGATGTTTGCACCTTTATTAGGGGTTAACCACCACGGGCAGACAACGCTTTTTGGGTATGCCTTCTTAAGTGACGAAAAAAGTGAATCTTTTAAGTGGCTTTTCAAGGAATTTTTGAAAGCGATGCCTGGACCACCAcccaaaatgatcataactgatCAAGATCCGGCAATGACAAGAGCAATTGCTTGTGCTCTTCCCAATACGTTTCATAGATATTGTATTTGGCACATTGTTAGTAAATTTTCTAAGAAAATAGGTGCATTGGCATACAAAGAACATTATGAAGAGTTCAAGAAATGTATTTGGAATTCCGAGAGCCCTGAAGAGTTTGACGCAATATGGGCATATATTGTAGGAAAATCGAACTTGTCCACCCATCAATGGTTGCAGTCCATGTACGAAATTTGTGGCAGATGGGTTCCTGCATATACGAGACACATTTTCTCTACCCACATGACAAGTAGTCAAAGGGCTGAAATTTCTCATGCATTCTTCAAGAGGTATTTGTCTGACAATAATTCAATGTATGAATTTGTGACACGGTTTGAAAGGGCACTTGCACGTCTACGACATAATGAATTAGATTTGGACCACAAAGATATGAATGAGAAGCCAATCCTGAAAACCTCATGGTcgatggaaaagaaaatgagtgaGTTATACACACTCCATTCATTTAAGAAATTTCAGGAGGAAATATTTCAAGTTGGTGCATATGTTCTTACGATACTACATGAGGATGAATGTCGCTCTGTGTGGAAGGTTCATAGGGAAGAAATGGAAGGTTCGAGAGGTCGTGAGGTGTTGGTAGACAAGTCATCGAACTGTGTGAGTTGTAGTCGTCAGATGTTTGAATTCGACGGAATTCCATGTCGGCACTTGTTGGTGTACTTGTCTTTAATGCAGATTAGAGAACTCCCTAGCACATATATTTTGCAAAGGTGGACTAAAACTGCAAAAGCAGGCAGAGTTTTTGATGACTTGGGCAGTCATCAAAAAGAAATATGTGGCAGTTCACTTTTGGTGAGGCGACAGGGTATCTTTCAATTTGCTTGTACAGTTCTTGATGACGCTGTATTAGATGAAGAAGGAACTGAAATTGTGCGAGAAGCGTTGCTATCTAGTCAAAAGAAGATTGCATTCATGAGGGATTCTCGTCAAGATGGTTCAACGAGTTCTACCCAATTGCCTATTTCTCTCAGAAGCCAACATGGTTTGAAAGAACCACTAAAAGTTAGGGCAAAGGGTTGTGGTAAGCGTTTGAAAGGAGGAAAAGAGAAGGCCGTCAAGAAAAGTAGGAAATGTCATGGCTGTGGGTTATTGGGGCA gtctTCACAAGATGCTAGGTTGTATGACGACGACGAGGACGACTTTGCCGATGAAT GTCCCATCTCTGGGAATGCCCTGAAGGAGGACATTAGCATTAGATTTTACTGTCTAAAGGTGTTTTTGAGGATGTTGTCTGCTATTGGATCTGTTTTCttgttgctgttgctgctgttgGTTGTCATGCTTTTACTGACGTGGTTCTGGTTGTTTCACTCTCCATTCTGGTCTAATTTTGGAACTGTACTGTATAACTCTTACTCTAGGATCGGGTTATGGCTTAGTTTCGGAATTGTTGGGGATGTAAAATGGGGGTGGTTGGATCagattgttagggtaattcCTGATT TTTCATTGACACCTTCCTCAAACCCAACTGGACACAATGGTCAGAAGGCAACTTTTGAGCCAAGATAG